Proteins co-encoded in one Sphingopyxis sp. BE259 genomic window:
- a CDS encoding NADH:flavin oxidoreductase/NADH oxidase yields the protein MAKLFEPIAIGGLTLPNRIIIAPMCQYSATDGQMTDWHMMHLGQLAISGAGALTIEAAAVLPEGRITDADVGLYDDASEAAIARVVAAIRQWSDIPVAIQLAHAGRKASTAKPWQGGAQIAPGAKGGWQTVAPSALPFLDTDTAPVALDASGLEQICAAFADAAARAARLGIDAIQLHAAHGYLLHQFLSPLSNRRDDHYGGGLENRMRFPLEVFDAVRDAFGSQGPVTVRVSGTDWTPGGWSIDDTVIFAQALEARGCAAINVSSGGLHPAQQIALAPGYQVPLARRVKDAVAMPVIAVGLITDPLAADAILANGDADAIAIARAALYDPRWPWHAAAALGAQIAVPPQYERSEPREHRGLYRIKQG from the coding sequence GTGGCAAAATTGTTCGAACCGATCGCGATCGGCGGATTGACGTTGCCCAACCGCATCATCATCGCGCCGATGTGCCAATATTCGGCCACCGACGGCCAGATGACCGACTGGCATATGATGCATCTGGGCCAGCTCGCGATTTCGGGTGCCGGCGCGCTGACGATCGAGGCGGCAGCGGTCCTGCCCGAAGGGCGGATCACCGATGCCGACGTCGGCCTTTATGATGATGCGAGCGAAGCTGCGATCGCGCGGGTCGTGGCCGCGATCCGGCAATGGTCGGACATTCCGGTCGCGATCCAGCTTGCGCATGCCGGGCGCAAGGCGAGCACCGCCAAACCGTGGCAGGGCGGCGCGCAGATAGCGCCCGGTGCGAAAGGCGGGTGGCAGACGGTTGCGCCGTCGGCGCTTCCCTTTCTGGACACCGACACCGCGCCCGTCGCGCTCGACGCCAGCGGGCTGGAGCAAATCTGCGCCGCCTTCGCCGATGCGGCGGCGCGCGCCGCGCGGCTGGGAATTGACGCAATCCAGCTGCATGCCGCGCATGGTTATCTGCTCCATCAATTTCTCTCGCCGCTGTCGAACCGGCGCGACGACCACTATGGCGGCGGCCTGGAAAACCGTATGCGCTTTCCCCTCGAAGTCTTTGACGCGGTGCGCGATGCGTTCGGCAGCCAAGGCCCGGTGACGGTGCGCGTATCGGGCACCGACTGGACCCCCGGCGGCTGGTCGATCGACGACACCGTCATTTTCGCCCAAGCGCTCGAAGCACGTGGCTGCGCCGCGATCAATGTGTCGAGCGGCGGGCTGCATCCGGCGCAGCAGATCGCGCTGGCGCCCGGTTATCAGGTGCCGCTGGCGCGCCGGGTCAAGGATGCCGTCGCCATGCCGGTCATTGCCGTCGGCTTGATCACCGACCCGCTGGCGGCCGACGCGATCCTGGCCAATGGCGACGCCGATGCGATCGCGATTGCCCGCGCCGCACTTTATGATCCGCGCTGGCCCTGGCATGCCGCCGCGGCGCTGGGCGCGCAAATCGCTGTTCCACCGCAGTATGAGCGCAGCGAACCCCGCGAGCATCGCGGGCTTTACCGGATCAAGCAGGGCTAG
- a CDS encoding Glu/Leu/Phe/Val dehydrogenase dimerization domain-containing protein — translation MVVQSSGRLPAVETVRLEDKSVGLDGIIIVHSTTLGPGAGGCRLWHYRDLDQAFTDAFRLAEGMSYKNAMAGLPFGGAKAVLRCPDGPFDRAALFHAFGRAVAALDGRYVTAEDVGTSVADMHEVASQTRHVAGLAAVGAAAGGDPSPWTAQGVFGAIEAGAAFALGSDLKGLTVAVQGTGNVGAELCRRLADAGTRLIIADVAPGRRDRLATILGARVVGADAIASIDADIFVPCALGGVLDEPAVAAMKAKLVCGGANNQLATPAIANMLRDRGITYVPDYVANAGGIISVSAEYLGESAASVARRVAQIGPRVAAILAEASRRGLSPAQVADETAERLIASAGRIAA, via the coding sequence ATGGTTGTGCAATCTTCGGGCCGTTTGCCCGCCGTCGAAACCGTCCGTCTGGAAGACAAAAGCGTCGGGCTCGACGGCATCATCATTGTCCATTCGACGACCTTGGGGCCGGGCGCCGGGGGTTGCCGCCTGTGGCACTATCGCGACCTCGACCAGGCATTCACTGACGCCTTCCGCCTCGCCGAAGGCATGAGTTACAAAAATGCGATGGCCGGTCTGCCGTTCGGCGGCGCCAAGGCGGTGCTGCGCTGTCCCGACGGGCCGTTCGACCGCGCCGCACTGTTTCACGCCTTTGGCCGCGCGGTCGCAGCGCTCGATGGCCGCTATGTCACCGCCGAAGATGTCGGGACCAGCGTCGCCGACATGCACGAAGTCGCCAGCCAGACCCGCCATGTCGCCGGACTCGCTGCGGTCGGCGCCGCGGCGGGGGGTGATCCTTCGCCGTGGACCGCGCAAGGTGTCTTCGGCGCGATCGAAGCGGGCGCCGCCTTCGCGCTGGGATCGGATCTGAAAGGCCTTACCGTCGCGGTGCAGGGCACCGGCAATGTCGGCGCCGAACTGTGCCGCCGCCTTGCCGATGCCGGGACGCGGTTGATCATCGCCGACGTCGCGCCGGGGCGGCGCGACCGGCTGGCCACGATTCTCGGCGCTCGCGTCGTCGGCGCCGATGCCATCGCATCGATCGACGCTGACATCTTCGTCCCCTGTGCGCTCGGCGGCGTCCTCGACGAACCGGCTGTCGCGGCGATGAAGGCGAAGCTGGTGTGCGGCGGCGCCAACAACCAGCTCGCGACCCCTGCAATCGCGAACATGCTGCGAGACCGCGGCATCACCTATGTCCCCGATTATGTCGCCAACGCCGGCGGGATCATCAGCGTCTCAGCCGAATATCTGGGCGAAAGCGCCGCCAGCGTCGCACGCCGGGTTGCCCAGATCGGCCCGCGCGTCGCCGCCATTCTGGCGGAAGCATCGCGCCGCGGCTTGTCCCCGGCACAGGTCGCCGACGAAACCGCCGAACGCCTCATCGCCTCTGCGGGCCGAATAGCGGCATGA
- a CDS encoding Lrp/AsnC family transcriptional regulator yields MTDLDPFEKNIIRELQRDASLTTAELAERVGLSPSPCWRRIDRLERDGYIRGRVAVVDRRKVGLHAHIFAQVKLNAHGRANLDEFSNAIAAFPEVLGAYVLMGNMDFMLRIVARDIDAYEAFFFDKLSKLPGVQEINSTVALSEIKSTNELPII; encoded by the coding sequence ATGACCGATCTGGACCCGTTCGAGAAGAATATCATCCGCGAGCTGCAACGCGATGCCAGCCTGACCACCGCCGAGCTAGCCGAGCGAGTCGGGCTGTCGCCGTCGCCATGCTGGCGCCGCATCGACCGGCTCGAACGCGACGGCTATATCAGGGGCCGGGTGGCGGTGGTCGACCGGCGCAAGGTCGGGCTGCACGCGCATATCTTTGCGCAAGTCAAACTCAATGCCCACGGCCGCGCCAACCTCGACGAATTCAGCAACGCAATCGCGGCGTTTCCCGAGGTGCTTGGCGCCTATGTCCTGATGGGCAACATGGATTTCATGCTGCGCATCGTCGCGCGCGACATCGATGCCTATGAGGCATTTTTCTTTGACAAGCTGAGCAAGCTGCCGGGGGTGCAGGAAATCAACTCGACGGTGGCGCTGTCCGAAATCAAATCGACCAACGAACTGCCGATTATCTAG
- a CDS encoding CoA transferase: MYDLLTGLSVIEASSFVASPTAGLYCAQMGAEVIRVDQIGGGPDFHRWPVTDGNDSLYWENLNRAKKSVALDLGRPEGRELLQALVRATGQFITNFPVGGFLSHETLAVGRPELITVRIMGWADGSPALDYTVNNSVGYPMLTGSGSDPVNHVLPAWDLLSGAYAAFALLAAIQRRGATGAGGEVRIPLSDVAIGTVANLGGVAEVLYSGSNRPRLGNAVYGLFGRDFVTADGQRTMIVVVTPRQWVNLVAALSLGDAIAAVEAARGVSFATDDGLRFTHRDALYPLFEGAIASRNHADLAAAFDAGGIVHSPYRTMLDAVQDAALVADNPIFGAADNPSGFAYPAAGAFATLPQDARQPPLPAPRNGEHSEEILSSRLSLSSGEIARLIDAGIVGIT, from the coding sequence ATGTACGACCTGCTGACCGGCCTGTCGGTGATCGAAGCGTCGTCCTTCGTCGCCTCGCCGACCGCCGGGCTCTATTGCGCGCAAATGGGGGCGGAGGTGATCCGTGTCGACCAGATCGGCGGCGGCCCCGATTTTCATCGCTGGCCGGTGACCGATGGCAATGACTCGCTTTACTGGGAAAATCTCAACCGCGCCAAAAAGTCGGTCGCGCTCGACTTGGGGCGACCTGAGGGGCGCGAGCTGTTGCAGGCACTGGTGCGTGCGACGGGCCAGTTCATCACCAATTTCCCGGTCGGCGGCTTCTTGTCGCATGAGACGCTCGCGGTGGGGCGGCCCGAGCTGATCACCGTCCGCATCATGGGCTGGGCCGACGGTTCGCCCGCGCTCGACTACACCGTCAACAACAGCGTCGGTTATCCGATGCTCACCGGCTCCGGGTCTGATCCCGTGAACCATGTGCTGCCCGCATGGGATTTGCTCAGCGGTGCCTATGCCGCCTTTGCCTTGCTCGCCGCGATCCAGCGGCGCGGTGCGACGGGCGCCGGCGGCGAGGTGCGGATCCCGCTGTCGGATGTCGCAATCGGCACGGTTGCCAACCTCGGCGGGGTCGCCGAGGTGCTGTATTCGGGCTCCAATCGCCCGCGCCTTGGCAACGCAGTCTATGGCCTGTTTGGGCGCGATTTTGTCACCGCCGATGGCCAGCGGACGATGATCGTCGTGGTGACGCCGCGGCAATGGGTCAATCTGGTCGCGGCACTTAGTCTGGGCGATGCGATCGCCGCGGTCGAGGCGGCGCGCGGCGTGTCCTTTGCGACCGATGACGGCCTGCGCTTCACCCATCGCGACGCGCTCTATCCCTTGTTCGAGGGCGCGATCGCGAGCCGCAACCACGCAGACCTTGCCGCCGCGTTCGACGCGGGGGGGATCGTCCATTCGCCCTATCGCACGATGCTGGACGCGGTGCAGGATGCGGCGCTGGTTGCCGATAATCCGATTTTCGGGGCTGCGGACAACCCCAGCGGTTTTGCCTATCCCGCCGCGGGCGCTTTTGCGACCCTGCCGCAGGACGCGCGCCAGCCACCGCTCCCCGCGCCGCGCAATGGTGAGCATAGCGAAGAAATCCTGAGTAGCCGCCTGTCGCTGTCGTCGGGCGAGATTGCCCGGCTGATCGATGCCGGTATCGTCGGCATAACCTGA
- a CDS encoding acetyl-CoA C-acetyltransferase — protein MTLRRAAIVAPIRTAVGKFGGALASLDAGQLGAVVLKALIERTAIDPARVDDVVFSQGYGNGEAPSIGHWSWLAAGLPLEVPGYQLDRRCGSGLQAIANAAMMVQTGMSDVVVAGGVESMSNVEHYSIDVRKGVRAGNLTLHDRLTRGRLMSQPIERFGVISGMIETAENLAKDYGITREAADAYAAGSHQRAAAAWARGLFDDELVPVAVPQRKGDPVIFAHDEGYRADATVESLGALRAIEAKTIPGAVVTAGNASQQNDAAAACLVVAEDKLDELGLEPIAWFHSWAAAGCDPSRMGIGPVPAVERLFARTGLSWGDIDLVELNEAFAPQVLACLKGWGWAEDDSRLDMLNVNGSGISLGHPIGATGGRILANLTREMVRRDGRYGLETMCIGGGQGIAAIFERAA, from the coding sequence ATGACCCTGCGCCGCGCCGCCATCGTTGCCCCGATCCGCACCGCCGTCGGCAAATTCGGCGGCGCCCTCGCCAGCCTTGATGCGGGACAGCTGGGTGCGGTGGTGTTGAAGGCGCTGATCGAGCGCACCGCGATCGATCCGGCGCGCGTCGACGATGTCGTGTTTTCGCAAGGCTATGGCAATGGCGAGGCGCCGAGCATCGGTCATTGGTCTTGGCTGGCCGCGGGATTGCCGCTCGAAGTGCCGGGCTATCAGCTCGACCGCCGCTGCGGATCGGGGCTGCAGGCGATCGCCAACGCCGCGATGATGGTGCAGACCGGGATGTCCGATGTCGTCGTCGCGGGCGGGGTCGAATCGATGTCGAACGTCGAACATTACAGCATCGATGTCCGCAAGGGCGTGCGCGCCGGCAATCTGACCCTGCACGACCGGCTGACCCGCGGGCGGTTGATGTCGCAGCCGATCGAGCGTTTCGGGGTGATCAGCGGAATGATCGAGACCGCCGAAAATCTGGCGAAGGATTATGGCATCACGCGCGAGGCCGCCGACGCTTATGCCGCGGGCAGCCATCAGCGCGCCGCGGCGGCGTGGGCCAGGGGGCTGTTCGACGACGAACTGGTCCCGGTCGCGGTGCCGCAGCGCAAGGGCGACCCGGTGATCTTTGCCCATGATGAGGGGTATCGCGCTGATGCGACGGTGGAATCGCTCGGCGCGCTGCGCGCGATCGAGGCGAAGACGATCCCCGGCGCGGTGGTGACCGCGGGCAATGCCAGTCAGCAGAATGATGCGGCGGCGGCGTGTCTGGTCGTCGCCGAGGACAAGCTCGATGAACTCGGACTCGAACCGATTGCCTGGTTTCACAGTTGGGCGGCGGCGGGCTGCGACCCCAGCCGGATGGGCATCGGCCCGGTTCCGGCGGTCGAGCGGCTGTTCGCGCGTACCGGGCTGAGCTGGGGCGACATCGATCTGGTCGAATTGAACGAAGCGTTCGCGCCGCAGGTGCTCGCGTGCCTGAAGGGCTGGGGCTGGGCCGAGGACGACAGCCGTCTGGATATGCTGAACGTCAACGGATCGGGCATTTCGCTCGGCCACCCGATCGGTGCGACCGGCGGGCGCATCCTGGCGAATCTGACGCGCGAAATGGTGCGCCGCGACGGGCGTTACGGGCTCGAGACGATGTGTATCGGCGGCGGGCAAGGAATCGCTGCGATTTTCGAGCGCGCCGCCTGA
- a CDS encoding acyl-CoA dehydrogenase family protein yields MDLRRALQAADVYRAAAADALTERLAQRPIDREQRAAHGFAWVATTVAALGAVLDWCEAGAGSSPLDGKIAHLAFVEGIGQLVGGLAMGQNEIFRPADLGVGAAARALADACSDLLDADHAAVRAEIAAALTDGDWPSETLHDADLDAIRDQFRRFTDAEILPHAHGWHLANVLIPDATVRAMADLGTFGVCIPEEYGGLGLSKLVMCIVTEELSRGWIGAGSLGTRSEIAGELIATGGTPEQKAAWLPRIASGDVLPTAVFTEPDVGSDLGSLQTRARRDDDGWLIDGAKTWITHAARSDLMTLLARTLPDAKGYAGLSMLLVPKPRGTETDPFPAIGMTGSEIEVLGYRGMREYTLQFDAMRAPTGALLGGEQGQGFKQLMRTFEGARIQTAARAVGVARRALELGRDYALNRKQFGRAIVHFPRVADKLAMSLADFVTARELSYAAARAKDSGKRCDIEAGMAKLLAARAAWSNADASLQIHGGNGYALEYEISRVLCDARILNIFEGAAEIQAQVIARGLVERRN; encoded by the coding sequence ATGGATTTGCGACGCGCGCTGCAAGCGGCCGATGTCTATCGCGCCGCCGCGGCGGATGCGCTGACCGAACGGCTGGCGCAGCGCCCGATCGACCGCGAACAGCGCGCGGCGCACGGCTTTGCCTGGGTGGCGACGACGGTGGCGGCGCTGGGCGCGGTGCTGGATTGGTGCGAGGCCGGGGCGGGATCAAGCCCGCTCGATGGCAAGATCGCGCACCTCGCGTTTGTCGAGGGGATCGGTCAGCTCGTCGGCGGGTTGGCGATGGGGCAGAACGAGATATTTCGGCCCGCCGACCTGGGGGTTGGCGCGGCGGCGCGGGCGCTCGCAGATGCATGCAGCGACCTGCTCGATGCCGATCACGCCGCGGTGCGGGCCGAGATCGCGGCGGCGCTCACCGACGGTGACTGGCCTAGCGAGACGCTGCACGATGCCGACCTCGATGCGATCCGCGACCAGTTTCGCCGCTTCACCGATGCCGAGATATTGCCGCACGCGCACGGCTGGCATCTGGCCAACGTCCTGATCCCTGACGCCACGGTGCGGGCGATGGCCGATCTGGGTACCTTTGGCGTCTGTATTCCCGAAGAATATGGCGGGCTGGGCCTGTCGAAACTGGTGATGTGTATCGTCACCGAGGAATTGTCGCGCGGCTGGATCGGCGCGGGATCGCTCGGTACGCGGTCGGAGATTGCGGGCGAGCTGATCGCGACGGGCGGGACGCCCGAACAGAAGGCCGCGTGGCTGCCCCGGATCGCCAGCGGCGACGTGCTGCCGACCGCCGTGTTCACCGAGCCCGATGTCGGATCCGACCTTGGTTCGCTGCAGACGCGGGCGCGGCGTGATGATGACGGGTGGCTCATCGACGGCGCGAAGACGTGGATCACCCACGCCGCGCGGTCGGACCTGATGACCTTGCTCGCGCGTACCTTGCCCGACGCGAAAGGCTATGCGGGCCTCTCCATGCTGCTCGTGCCCAAGCCGCGCGGGACAGAGACCGATCCGTTCCCGGCCATCGGGATGACCGGCAGCGAGATCGAGGTGCTCGGCTATCGGGGGATGCGCGAATATACACTGCAGTTCGACGCTATGCGCGCGCCGACGGGCGCGCTGCTTGGCGGCGAACAAGGACAGGGGTTCAAACAGCTGATGCGGACGTTCGAGGGTGCGCGCATCCAGACCGCGGCGCGCGCGGTCGGGGTGGCGCGGCGCGCGCTTGAATTGGGCCGCGATTATGCCTTGAACCGCAAGCAGTTCGGGCGGGCGATCGTCCACTTCCCACGGGTTGCCGACAAGTTGGCGATGAGCCTGGCCGATTTCGTCACCGCGCGCGAACTGAGCTATGCGGCGGCGCGCGCCAAGGACAGCGGCAAGCGCTGCGACATCGAGGCCGGGATGGCGAAACTGCTCGCCGCGCGCGCCGCGTGGTCGAACGCTGACGCCAGTCTGCAAATCCACGGCGGCAACGGCTATGCGCTGGAATATGAGATCAGTCGCGTGCTGTGCGATGCGCGCATCCTCAACATCTTTGAAGGCGCGGCGGAAATCCAGGCGCAGGTTATCGCGCGCGGGCTGGTCGAGCGGCGCAATTAG
- a CDS encoding helix-turn-helix transcriptional regulator has product MLYSNSVQGDPDNYISLLSAAQIETLRHVYEHKNSKQIARLMHVSPHTVDERVRRVLKKLNVSNRIEAARILAVNGVFDHVTPYQPLTYQLIDLGDSPPPVDAEPGRSSFRRLFDIGSPFPTASQPANRHGLMERIIWPILIAFATILAFSALYSILVGLGRVMI; this is encoded by the coding sequence ATGCTCTATTCCAATTCCGTGCAAGGCGACCCCGACAATTACATCAGCCTGCTGTCGGCCGCGCAGATTGAAACGTTGCGACACGTTTATGAGCACAAAAATTCCAAACAAATTGCCCGGCTCATGCATGTTTCACCGCATACGGTGGACGAACGGGTACGGCGCGTCTTAAAAAAACTAAATGTTTCCAATAGAATAGAAGCGGCTCGCATCTTGGCGGTTAACGGTGTCTTCGATCATGTTACCCCTTATCAGCCTTTGACATATCAATTGATCGACCTAGGCGACTCTCCCCCGCCGGTTGATGCCGAACCGGGGCGCAGTTCGTTTCGGCGACTTTTCGACATCGGTTCGCCATTTCCTACCGCGTCCCAGCCGGCCAACCGGCATGGGTTGATGGAAAGGATTATCTGGCCAATCTTGATTGCGTTCGCGACCATTTTGGCTTTCTCCGCTCTCTATTCGATCCTTGTCGGGCTTGGTCGGGTGATGATCTGA
- a CDS encoding winged helix DNA-binding protein, with translation MQQFSNQEVAELKSRIDEIHELLAGRGGELPAPRSQPALLNQLSFSIQIRRIRRSHFGSSELAGPIWDMMLDLMLAESQGRALSASDLATGAGVPLSSGLRMISALERLGLATRSTDERDRRRTIVALTVSGTDRMASYFEKIGVAWQDNQALAA, from the coding sequence ATGCAGCAATTTTCGAACCAGGAAGTGGCCGAGCTGAAGTCGCGGATCGACGAGATTCACGAACTGCTGGCAGGCCGCGGTGGAGAATTGCCGGCGCCGCGGTCGCAACCGGCGCTGCTCAACCAGCTGTCGTTCAGCATCCAGATCCGCCGCATCCGTCGCAGCCATTTCGGCAGCAGCGAACTCGCGGGTCCGATCTGGGACATGATGCTCGACCTGATGTTGGCCGAAAGTCAGGGCCGTGCGCTCAGCGCCAGCGATCTGGCGACCGGGGCGGGCGTGCCGCTGTCATCGGGGCTGCGCATGATCAGCGCGCTCGAACGGCTCGGACTTGCGACACGCTCGACCGACGAGCGCGATCGCCGCCGCACGATCGTGGCGCTGACCGTCAGCGGCACCGACCGCATGGCAAGCTATTTCGAAAAAATTGGCGTCGCCTGGCAGGATAACCAGGCACTGGCCGCCTAG
- a CDS encoding FliA/WhiG family RNA polymerase sigma factor produces MRIELAEQFAAPTGRVPRARGYGESVEALVEEYAPLVRKIAWQVFSRVSRTSELDDLIQTGLIALIEASQNYEERGFAFATYATTRIRGAMIDQLRREADVGRSAMVAAKRIQATRAALEQQLRRAPAATEMAAALDLSAEDYFALERNATHGRSTSLDELTDIGAFLLPDDRVGADDQCEQDNLMGALRQCIACLSDREQMVLQLYFFEELNLHEIGLTLDVSAARICQIKREAMAKVDRMMRQMTD; encoded by the coding sequence ATGAGAATTGAGCTCGCCGAGCAATTCGCGGCGCCGACGGGCCGCGTCCCGCGCGCGCGCGGCTATGGCGAAAGCGTCGAGGCGCTGGTCGAGGAATATGCGCCGCTGGTCCGCAAGATCGCCTGGCAGGTCTTTTCGCGGGTGTCGCGAACGAGCGAACTCGACGACCTGATCCAGACCGGGCTGATCGCGCTGATCGAGGCGAGCCAGAATTACGAGGAGCGTGGCTTCGCCTTTGCTACCTATGCGACGACCCGTATCCGCGGCGCGATGATCGACCAGCTGCGCCGCGAGGCCGACGTCGGCCGGTCGGCGATGGTCGCCGCCAAACGCATCCAGGCGACGCGCGCAGCATTGGAACAGCAATTGCGGCGCGCCCCCGCCGCCACCGAAATGGCGGCGGCGCTCGACTTGTCGGCCGAAGATTATTTCGCGCTCGAACGCAATGCGACCCACGGCCGCTCGACGTCGCTCGACGAATTGACCGACATTGGCGCCTTCCTGCTGCCCGACGATCGCGTCGGCGCCGACGATCAATGCGAACAGGACAATCTGATGGGCGCGCTGCGCCAGTGCATCGCCTGCCTGTCGGATCGCGAGCAGATGGTCTTGCAGCTTTATTTCTTTGAAGAACTCAATCTGCACGAGATCGGCTTGACCCTTGACGTCAGCGCGGCCCGGATTTGCCAGATCAAGCGCGAGGCGATGGCCAAGGTCGATCGCATGATGCGCCAGATGACCGACTGA
- the flhA gene encoding flagellar biosynthesis protein FlhA: protein MTAGFNLGNIGRIAGASALPVGMLILVGLMVIPVTPLILDISFVANIMISLAILMVALSAAKPLDFSSFPTVLLLATLFRLALNVASTRVVLVHGHEGTAAAGHVIEAFGQVLIGGDYVVGLFVFFVLMIINMVVITKGAGRVSEVSARFTLDALPGKQMAIDADLNAGLLSPEEAKARRVEVATEADFYGSMDGASKFVKGDAIAGLLILFVNIVGGLILGIFSHGLSFSEAGSNYVTLAIGDALVAQIPALLLSIAAAAIVTRVASPLDLNGQIGSQFAAPSVWLAVGAILFILGLVPAMPQLLILPAAALSFAVGWQLRRSAVAIAEAPPPVAIAPDPSLIEWADVSDASACQLEIGYALVSLVDERKGAPLMTRITGIRRQLSKELGFVVPPVKVSDDLSLPGNVYRISVAGVIVGEDEVFPHEMLALDSGDLITKVAGRPCKDPTFGLDALWIPKATQNDAIAAGYTVVDPATVVATHLNNSIVGAAADLFGIDDAQALIDNLKIHYPQLAQNLSPQGYALPRVASLCKSLLIERVPLRDFRKIAEAMVATAAQQLGEADLVEAVRQRIGALIVQTIVPSRMPLPVVTFSPDVEILLNQAVRANPGAEWPFEHGMAMKIIEQVGQAVEPLLLQTRSFALVASPICRSALSRLIRATFPDVAVISYLEIPASKQTEIVATIGAEVPRLATGPDAHMEDQVHEN from the coding sequence ATGACCGCCGGCTTCAACCTGGGCAATATAGGCCGCATTGCCGGCGCCTCGGCGCTGCCCGTCGGAATGCTCATCCTGGTCGGGTTGATGGTGATTCCGGTGACGCCGCTGATCCTCGACATCAGCTTCGTCGCCAATATCATGATCAGCCTCGCGATCCTGATGGTCGCCTTGTCGGCCGCCAAGCCGCTCGACTTTTCGTCCTTTCCGACCGTCCTGTTGCTCGCGACCTTGTTCCGGCTGGCGCTCAATGTCGCCTCGACCCGCGTCGTGCTGGTCCATGGCCACGAGGGCACCGCGGCGGCGGGGCATGTCATCGAAGCCTTTGGCCAGGTGCTGATCGGGGGCGATTATGTCGTCGGGCTGTTCGTCTTTTTCGTCCTGATGATCATCAACATGGTCGTCATCACCAAGGGCGCCGGGCGCGTGTCCGAAGTGTCGGCGCGCTTCACCCTCGATGCTTTGCCGGGCAAGCAGATGGCGATCGACGCCGATCTCAACGCCGGACTGCTCAGCCCCGAGGAAGCCAAGGCGCGCCGCGTCGAAGTCGCGACCGAGGCCGATTTCTACGGTTCGATGGATGGTGCCTCGAAATTCGTGAAGGGCGATGCGATCGCCGGGCTGCTGATCCTGTTCGTCAACATCGTCGGCGGCCTGATCCTCGGCATCTTCAGCCATGGCCTCAGCTTTTCCGAAGCCGGCAGCAACTATGTCACGCTGGCGATCGGTGATGCGCTGGTCGCGCAGATCCCGGCGCTGCTGCTGTCGATCGCCGCCGCCGCCATCGTCACCCGCGTCGCCTCGCCGCTCGATCTGAACGGTCAGATCGGCAGCCAGTTCGCCGCCCCGTCGGTGTGGCTGGCGGTTGGCGCGATCCTGTTCATCCTCGGCCTTGTCCCCGCGATGCCGCAGCTGCTCATCCTCCCCGCCGCCGCCCTTTCGTTCGCGGTCGGCTGGCAATTGCGCCGCAGCGCGGTCGCCATTGCCGAAGCGCCGCCGCCGGTCGCCATCGCCCCCGATCCGTCGCTGATCGAATGGGCCGATGTCAGCGACGCCAGCGCGTGCCAGCTCGAAATCGGCTATGCGCTGGTCAGCCTGGTCGACGAGCGCAAGGGCGCGCCGCTGATGACGCGGATCACCGGCATTCGCCGCCAATTGTCCAAGGAACTCGGCTTTGTCGTCCCGCCGGTAAAGGTCAGCGACGATCTGTCGCTGCCCGGCAACGTCTATCGCATCTCGGTCGCCGGGGTGATCGTCGGCGAGGATGAGGTGTTCCCGCACGAGATGCTGGCGCTCGATTCGGGCGATCTGATCACCAAAGTCGCGGGACGGCCGTGCAAGGATCCGACCTTCGGCCTCGACGCATTGTGGATTCCCAAGGCGACGCAAAATGACGCGATCGCGGCGGGCTATACCGTCGTCGATCCCGCCACCGTCGTCGCCACCCACCTCAACAACAGCATCGTCGGCGCGGCCGCCGACCTGTTCGGCATCGACGACGCACAGGCGCTGATCGACAATCTGAAGATCCATTATCCGCAGTTGGCGCAGAACCTCAGCCCGCAGGGCTATGCGCTGCCGCGCGTCGCCAGCCTGTGCAAATCCTTGCTCATCGAACGGGTGCCGCTGCGCGATTTCCGCAAAATTGCCGAAGCGATGGTCGCGACCGCGGCGCAGCAGCTGGGCGAGGCCGATCTGGTCGAAGCGGTGCGCCAGCGCATCGGGGCGCTGATCGTCCAGACCATCGTGCCGAGCCGTATGCCGCTGCCCGTCGTCACCTTCAGCCCCGATGTCGAAATCCTGCTCAATCAGGCGGTGCGCGCCAATCCTGGCGCCGAATGGCCGTTCGAACATGGCATGGCGATGAAGATCATCGAACAGGTCGGGCAGGCGGTCGAACCGCTGCTGCTCCAAACCCGCAGTTTCGCGCTGGTGGCCTCGCCGATCTGCCGGTCGGCGCTGTCGCGGCTGATCCGCGCCACCTTCCCCGACGTCGCCGTGATTTCCTACCTCGAAATCCCGGCCAGCAAACAGACCGAAATCGTCGCGACGATCGGCGCCGAAGTGCCGCGTCTCGCGACCGGGCCGGACGCCCATATGGAGGACCAAGTGCATGAGAATTGA